The genomic window CGCGCACCGGCTTCGGCTTCCTGCCCCTCGTGGAGCTCAAGAGCCACGAGGATGCCGTGGCCCTCGAGGGCATCGAGCTGCACCACGTGGGCCGCGGCCCGGCCGGCGCCAACACGACCCAGACCTTCGAGCGGGTGAAGAGTATGGGCGGGGACATGCACCACGAGCACGTCCACCTGGTCCGGCGCCCCGGGCTGCCGGCCGCGCTCTACTTCTACGGGCCCGAGGGGCGCAAGCTGGGTCCGCAGGCGCGGGAGCGCACCGAGGCGGCCATCGTCACCGACCACTGGCGGCGCGCAAATCTGTACTTCGATCTACGCCGTGCCGCCTACATGGGCGTGCTCGAGCGCCGGACCTCGGACTCCCTCACCTATTACGACTACACCTCGGCCGAGAAACTAGGCCGCCTCTACAACCACCTGGCCTACGGCACGCACTTGAGGGCGAGCGAGCTCAAGATGGGCACCGTCGGCTACCGCGTCGCGATCTACCGCAACGAGCAAGGGATGCCCGACGGGAGCCTCGAGGGCTACGAGCTGCGCAGCGTGCGCGACGAGGCTCCGCAGAAGGACCCGCAGGATCGGGCGACGCGCGAGGCGGCGGTGAACGCTATCCAGCGCAGCTTGATCACCGGCCACTACGGACTGCCGCCCTCGGCGCTCGTGGCCTGGTGCGGTGAGCTCTTCCGCGCCAACTACCTTCGCGGCCCCGTCGAGGACCGCCTGGCCGCGCTGCACTACAACCGCCCGTTCGGCAAGCTCTGGGCGAGCGCCCCGGCCTTCGTGAAGGGGACCCTCGCCTCGGCGGAGGCGCGCACGCGCCTCGAGGAGGCGACCCAGACGAACCTCGGCGCGAGACTGCTCCTGCACGACTGGAAGCACGATACGACCTGGCTCGGCCTGAATCGTCCGCAACGCGTGCGCGCGCTCGAGCGGGTCCATCGCGCCCAGCGCGCCGCGCTCGTAGATGTCGCCCGAGGGGTGGAGGTGGATAAGTGCGTGCGCCGCTTCGTGCGTGAGTCGGGTCTCGTCGAGGAGGTCGGCCGCTCGCTCGGGATCCCCGACCTGCGTCGCGTGGGGGCCTGACGGTCCTCCATCCCGGGGTGCTATGCTCGAGCTGGGGTAAGGGGGGAACACCATGTCGAGCTCCCGCACGTCGGAGGTCGCGTCGCGCGCGCTCCGTGTACTGCGCCGGAAGCAGGCCGGGCGCGCCACCGTCAGCCTGGCCGCGGCGTGCCTCGTCGTCGCCTGCCAGCAACCCCCCACCTCCACGAGCCCGCCCGCGACCGACGCCGGCCCGGCGTGCCCGACCTGCCCGAAGGGCCCGCTGCGGCCGATGGACGTATTTCCGCTCATGCGCTCGCCGGCGCTCGACCTGCTCTTCGTGATCGATAACTCGGAGGCCATGGGAGAGGCGCAGGGAGCGCTGCGGTGGCACTTCCCCTCGCTCCTCGAGGCCCTGCGCGCACGCGATCGGGGCGTAACGTTGCCCAGCCTGCACGTGGGGGTGGTGACGACGGACCTCGGCGTGGCCCCCTATTCGTTCCCCACCTGCGACCGCGCGGGGGGGGATCAGGGCAAGCTCCAGCACCGGCCGCGCGCCGGGCAGTGCGTCCCGCCGACGGACCCGTTCATCACCCACGAGTTCGGCGTGACGAACGTGCCCTTTGCCCAGGGGGGCGTGGTGGAGCAGGTGCAGCACGGTTTCAGCTGCATCGCCGCGCTCGGCACGGCCGGCTGCGGCTTCGAGCAGCCCCTCGAGGCCATGTACCGCGCGCTCGACCCGAAGCTTGGCCTGAACCCGGGCTTCCTCCGCCGCGAGGCGAGCCTCGGGATCGTGATCTTCACGGACGAGGACGACTGCTCGGCCGCCCGCCCCGAGCTCTTCGACCCCGCCCCCCAGGGGCTGACCGACCCGCTCGGCCCGCTCGATTCCTTCCGCTGCTTCGACAAGGGGATCCGCTGCGACGTGAACGACCGCCGGAGGCCCGGTCCCCGCAGGCACTGTGTGCCCGACGGGGACTGGCTCCACCGCCTCGACCGCTACCTCCAGCTCCTCGGGCGGGTGAAGGAGCCGGAGAAGCTCTTCGTGACGCTCATCGCGGGGCCGCCCGAGCCAGTGCGCGTCAGGGTGTTCGCGGGGCAGCCGATGCTGGAGCCGAGCTGCCAGCTAGGCCGTACCGTCGTCGCCACGCCGGGGATCCGCCTGAACGCGTTCCTCCAGGCGCTTTCTCGCACCCGGGGCAACCACGCGGTGGCGCAGATCTGCGAGCCGGGCTTTGGCCCCGCGCTCGCGGCGATGGGCAAGCGGATCATCGGCCGCACCGTTCGACCGTGCCTGCACTGGCCCCCCGCGACCTCGAACGGGGGCGTGGTCTGCCGCGAGGGCGACCTGCTCGGCACGGGCTCGGACGGCTGGCCGGTGTTGTGCCGGAAGAGCTGTCTCGAGAAGGCCGACTGCCAGGTGGAGGAGCTCACGAACGAGGGCACGCCGCAGGAGCGCCAGGAGCCCATCCCGCGCTGTCCGGACGCCGTCTTCCTCTCGGGCAACCGGGCCTGCGGCACGAGCTGCCCCTGCTGGCGCCTCGTGCGCACCGACAACCCCGACGCGGGCTGCGACCCCGAGGTGCACGGGACGCCCTTCATGCTGGAGATCCTGCGCAGCGGGGCTCCGCCGCCGACCTCGAACCTCATCGTCCGCTGTGTCAGCCCGGGGGTGCCCTGGGGGAGCCGCGACCTGGCGACTACGCCGCAGTGCGAGTAGAGCGCGCAGAGGACACGCGGCGCCGCAAGGACGTTCGACGAGCCGCCGCTTTCTGCTCTTCTCGTCGGCGCACCGTGTCGGCCCGGGCGTTGCGTGCCGGCGGGCCGGAGTATCATCACAGGCATGAGCAAAGCCTCGAGATCCAACTCCAGATCCATAGGCTCCGGAGGATCGACGCATGTTCGGTACGGGCACAGCTGCGGCCCGACACTGCTCTCGCTTCGCTGCCCAGCCTGTGGAGCGGAAGCGAGCGCCGCGCTCCCCTGTCATGCAGAGGGAGTGCTCATCGTCGACGACCTCTCGCCTGCCTACCCCGGCGAGGACTGGCGTGTTGCCTGTTCGCAATGCGCGCATCGCGCCGGACCACTCAGCTATGCCGACCTGCGGGAACATGCGCCCCTCTGGTTCGCGGCCTCCGAGGCTGGCGAGGACTTCTGGGCCTGGAATCGCGAACACCTCGAGATGGTTCTTCGGGTACTCGAAGGGAAGAGCGTTCAGCAAGACAGGTATCGCTGGCTCGCGACGTACATTCGCGGACAGTGGCTGAGGCGCCGAGCACACTATGCGAAGTTGGCCCGGAGCCTTCTCTCTCGCTAGATGCTTCTCGTGCGTCGACTCTATTTTCGGCTGGGAGCGACGCGCGGCCCCCAACCAAGCCGAGGCAGAATGCCTGAACCGCGATTCGGCGCCGCCGCCGCAGTGCGAGTAGAGAGCTACCGCAGCCCGTACTCGAGCATGGCGCTGGCCACGCGCTCGCCCACCCAGTGGCCGATCGGGGCGCCCGCAGGGGCCTCGAGCACGACCTGCTGCAGGCGACCACAGGCGGCCACGATCGCCGGCGTCGCGCTCCAGGACCCGGGCGCAGGAAAGGCGAGCTCGTCCGCCAGCGCGTCGCCGATCAGGTGGCGGCTGAGCGCGTAGAGCGCGCGCCGAGGCAGAAAGAGGGGCGGCCGGCCACCCATCGTGTCGATCAGCGCGTGGGCCAGGACGCGGCTATCCTCGTCGGGCCTGAACTGACGCCGCGTGATGAGCTCGTAGAGCGCACGTTCCTCGTCTCGGGTCGCGGTCAAAAGCTCCGGCGTCACGCCCATCAGGTAGCCGACCCAGCGGTAGGTGTGATGCACCGAGTCCTCCTCGGTCGCGCTGAGGCGAATCCCCAGGCGACCGAGGCCTCGCAGGTAGACGTGAGAGAACATCAGCAGCGTGCTCGCGTAGTCCTCCTGATTGACCGGCAGCCCCCAGCTCGGGTCCCAGTCGCGCCGGTGAAGCATGCCGTGCCGGATGAAGGCGTGCACCAGCCGGACCTTCACCACGTGACGATGCGCTCCCGAGCCCGGGGGCGCCCCGCCGGAGCGGGCGATGCACAGCGCGAAGGTCGCCGTGTCCCGCAGCCGCCGGACGGTGTCCTGCTCGAGCCGTCGCGACCGAATGAGCACCTTCGCCGCGCGGGCAGAGGCGTAGCTCTCCACCAGACTGCCGAGGAGCAGGGAGAGCGCGGAGTGGACACTGTGCGTCACGCCGAGCGCGGTGCCGCGTGCCATGCGTGAGAAGTCCACCCAGTCGGGAACGGTCGTCACGGCGCGTAGCAGCGCGGCGCAGGCGGCGTCCTCGGGCGCGCGCGCCTCTACTGCCGCGAAGAGGTCGGCGCTCTCGGGGCCGGGGTTCCGGACGAGCTCGGTCACTACCGCGTCGGCCAGCGGATCTCCTCGCTGGCGTTGGGCTTCGAGCCACGCGTGGTCGGGGAGGTTCATGCGTCACGGGGAGCCGCGGTGGGCGGGCTCGGCGAAGGGCTTCGGGGAGCGGCCGAGACGAGCGATGAGCGCCACCGGAAAGAGGAACCAGGGCGCGTTGGCCAGACCGACGACGAGGGGCGCGGGCGTGGCGTGCGCGCCGAAGAGCTCTTCACCCATGATGATGGTGACGTTGGCCATCATGAGCCCGGCGTAGACGAAGCTCGGGACCCGGATCCAGTCCCGCCCCTTGAAGAAGGCGTAGATCGCCGCGACGTAGTAGGGGCCGAAGAAGAGCACGTCGATCCAGATCGTCATCTTCCACCAGACCGGGCGCGCGAGGAGCACTGGGTCGAAGCGTCTGCCCCACCAGTGCACCAGGTCCACGAGGACGGGGGGCGGCCAGGCGGGGTAGGCGAAGCGAGCGGGATCGTCGATGACCAGCTGCTCCAGGTCGACGATGTAGGTGATGAAGAACAGGTTCACCAGGAAGAACCCGAGGAAGACGAGGTCGCCTTTCCGTCGGAGAAGTGGAATCGAGGGCGTCATGGCCGAGCCCGATCGAACACCCACTCGGTACGGCGGTACCCTTCGCGCATGGAACACCCCACGGAGGACCTCCGAGCCCCGCGAATCGGGCCGTTACCGCGCCGCGCGCGTCCCGGCTCCCTTCCA from Deltaproteobacteria bacterium includes these protein-coding regions:
- a CDS encoding DUF2236 domain-containing protein — encoded protein: MNLPDHAWLEAQRQRGDPLADAVVTELVRNPGPESADLFAAVEARAPEDAACAALLRAVTTVPDWVDFSRMARGTALGVTHSVHSALSLLLGSLVESYASARAAKVLIRSRRLEQDTVRRLRDTATFALCIARSGGAPPGSGAHRHVVKVRLVHAFIRHGMLHRRDWDPSWGLPVNQEDYASTLLMFSHVYLRGLGRLGIRLSATEEDSVHHTYRWVGYLMGVTPELLTATRDEERALYELITRRQFRPDEDSRVLAHALIDTMGGRPPLFLPRRALYALSRHLIGDALADELAFPAPGSWSATPAIVAACGRLQQVVLEAPAGAPIGHWVGERVASAMLEYGLR
- a CDS encoding DUF2781 domain-containing protein, encoding MTPSIPLLRRKGDLVFLGFFLVNLFFITYIVDLEQLVIDDPARFAYPAWPPPVLVDLVHWWGRRFDPVLLARPVWWKMTIWIDVLFFGPYYVAAIYAFFKGRDWIRVPSFVYAGLMMANVTIIMGEELFGAHATPAPLVVGLANAPWFLFPVALIARLGRSPKPFAEPAHRGSP